The following are encoded in a window of Gossypium arboreum mitochondrion, complete genome genomic DNA:
- the ccmB gene encoding cytochrome c biogenesis B, translating to MRRLFLELYHKQIFPSTPITSFSPFLSYIVVTPLILGFEKDFSCHFHLGPIRIPPLFSFPPAPFPRNEKEDGTLELYYLSAYCLPKILLLQLVGHRVIQISCVFCGFPMLQLPYQFGRSGMDRLNIPLGSLVLTLLCGIHSRSALGITSSSGWNSSQNPTTSPTLLPLTVSRTSIETEWFHVLLSIGYSSPFVSLFPISVSISLQD from the coding sequence ATGAGACGACTTTTTCTTGAACTATATCATAAACAGATCTTCCCCTCCACACCAATCACGAGTTTTTCTCCATTCCTCTCGTATATCGTCGTAACGCCCTTAATACTAGGTTTTGAAAAAGACTTTTCATGTCATTTCCATTTAGGTCCGATTCGGATCCCTCCGTTGTTTTCTTTTCCTCCCGCACCTTTTCCTCGAAATGAGAAAGAAGATGGTACACTCGAATTGTATTATTTAAGTGCTTATTGCTTGCCAAAGATCCTACTTCTACAATTGGTAGGTCACCGGGTTATTCAAATAAGTTGTGTTTTCTGTGGTTTTCCCATGTTACAACTTCCGTACCAATTCGGTCGATCCGGAATGGATCGGTTAAACATTCCACTAGGGAGCCTGGTCTTGACTCTTCTGTGTGGTATTCATTCTCGTTCGGCTCTTGGAATCACATCCAGCAGTGGTTGGAACAGCTCGCAAAATCCAACCACTTCACCTACTTTATTGCCCCTAACCGTTTCTCGTACCTCTATTGAAACAGAATGGTTTCATGTTCTTTTATCGATTGGTTATTCCTCTCCGTTCGTATCTCTTTTTCCAATTTCGGTCTCGATTAGTTTACAAGATTGA